One Drosophila kikkawai strain 14028-0561.14 chromosome 3L, DkikHiC1v2, whole genome shotgun sequence genomic window carries:
- the LOC108078669 gene encoding uncharacterized protein codes for MSSRFGERDSGVGPSGSEDRMTMDPTEENFALELKPAPKQTCIPMHQRLTSSETNVFHRDVEYEVPDKSWSVLYIGTAKEKDLK; via the exons ATGTCCTCTCGCTTTGGAGAGCGGGACAGCGGCGTCGGGCCCAGCGGCAGCGAAGACCGGATGACCATGGATCCTACAGAGGAAAATTTTGCCCTTGAACTGAAGCCAGCTCCAAAGCAGACCTGCATACCGATGCACCAGCGCCTGACCAGCTCGGAAACCAA CGTGTTCCATCGGGATGTGGAGTACGAGGTGCCGGACAAGTCCTGGTCCGTCCTGTACATTGGAACCGCCAAGGAGAAGGACCTGAAGTAG